TTCGAATTGTCCTTTGGGAAGGTTCAACGAATCTTCCACAGCGTCACGAATCAGGTAAGCGCCGGCCAGGCCCATGATCATGTTGAGCCGTGTGATGCCCAGCGTGTGGTCGTGATACCAGAGCATGGTGGACTGCTGGTCATTGGGATAGACAAACGCATCAGGATTGAACAGCACCGGACCGGTCACGCCGTCGGGAGAAATCCATGCTTCAGGATAACCATCGCTTTCCGGCAGGATCTTGGCGCCATGCAGGTGGACAACGTTGCGCACCTGCGGCTTGTCGGCTTCCGATCCGTGGATGGTGAAGTCCACCGGCAGCGGATGCGTCGTGGGTAAAGCGTCATTGTGATATTTGATCTTTACCGGAACGCCGCTGCGCACTTCCATCGTCGGTCCCGGCCAGATTCCGTTATAACCCCAGATGGGAGTAGGCGGAAGATCACGATGGACCTTCTGCATTGCGGGCTGCATGCGGATGTGCGTAACTCCATTTGGATCGGGCTTAATCACCGGCATGATCGTCAGCTGGTCAACAAACGGCGTAAGCGTGTTGGCCGCGGTTGTGAGTTGTCCAATCGGATGCTGGACGTGTCCATGAAACGTGACACCGCCTTGCGTGTGGACCCGCGTATTGACTGTCTGGCCGGAAGCGAATTTGGGGATAACCAGCCCCGCGCCCGCCATGGCTCCGAACTTCAAAAGATCGCGTCGACTCTTTTTCATTAGATGAGGCTCCTTGATTTAGACACACGTCAGGCGTTACTGGCAGGAGCCGGTTGGATTCGGTCGGTCTGCTGTTTGGGCCTGAAGGGTGGCGTTCTTATGTAGTCTTTCCAGCCTTGAGGTTCCGGAAGGGCTGGAATGCGAGTACAAAATAACTGGGAAAATATAGATTGGCCTAGAACATTAATAACTTTAATGTGGAAAGCCTAGTTGAGGTCGAGCTGCTTTGAAGAATATTATGTAACCGGAGTGTCTGGCATGCGACTTACTCGGATGTTGGCGACTACTGCCTTCTTTTATCAATAAACTCTCCAGCCTGACTTTTAACCTGTGCAGCCGCATATCAGCCGGGTTATTAGAGATTCTTATAATCCAACCGCGCATAACCCCTCTGCAATCAATTGCATAGCAACTTAACCGGGTTAGAGTACCAGGTCAGCATATTCAGGATGTTTTTTGAGGTATTCCGCGACCGAAGGGCAGATCACGTCAACTTTCAGGCCTTGTTCGCGGGCCCACTCGAAGGCAGAATGCGCCAGCTCAGCGCCCAGACCCTGGCCCCGCAACGCCTGTGGAACTTCACTATGGCTAAGCTGCAGGATTTTCCCCACCAGCGTGTATTCAAGATAGGCCACGTGGCCCTGGCGCTCGATCTCAATCCGTCCGCTGGTGGCCTGCACTGGTTCGGGTTTTGCTTTGCGGCTAAACATAGTGCCCCATTTTTTATGATCGGCGGTTTAAAGCGCAAGTGCCGGCAAACGGCACAGGCAAGAGTGTGCCTGTGCTCCACTCGTCCCAGGCTGCTAACATTATTTTCATGATCACTTCCATGATCGGCCGCCCTGAAGCCAACGAAGCTGCACCGTATTATTTCGGCTATATCAACCGCGTTAGCGGCGATGACATCCTGAGCACGCTGCAAGGCCAGCTCGACGAAACGCTGCCATTTTTGCGCGGCATCTCGGAAGAAAAATCGCTTTCCCGCTATGCGCAGGAAAAATGGAGCATCCGCCAGATGTGGGGACATGTGAATGATACTGAGCGCGTCTTCCTGATGCGTGCCTTGTGGTTCGCCCGCAAGTTCGACACATCTCTTCCCAGCTTCGATCAGGACATTGCCGTCGCCGCCGCCAAGTCAGACGAAATCCCATGGGCGCGGCACCTGGAAGAATTCCGTGAGATCCGTCTCGCAACGATTTCGTTCTTCCGCAATCTTCCAGAAGAAGCTTGGACCAGAACAGGCACGGCCAGTGGAAATCCGTTCAGCGTGAGGGCATGCGCGTACATCGTGGCCGGACATACGGCGCACCATGAGTCGGTGTTAAGGAAAAAATATTTGTAGGTTATTTATGTAGTAAAGAGCACTAAGCACTTGGCAACCAGCACCGCTTTTTGTCCTGGCAAAATGCCAGCGGCCATGCGAGCAAAAGCACAATAGAACCAGTTTCTTGGTCATCATTTTCTCTCCGCTCCAGATTGTCTTTCAGAAAACCCACTCCACGTAGTGCGCTTACAAGCGCGCTTTCAAGATGGCGAGACCGATGGGCAGGATCATGGGCGACATCGGTTGTGATTTCGCCAACGAGAGCTGAATGAAATGTGAGCGCCGTCACAGTCAGACGCCGCCGCAAAAGGGGAAAATCCAGAGTAACCGCCAGAGAAGCCATATTCGCCTTCGGGCCAGAGTTACAGCAAGGAGGCTGTCATCATGAACGCGTTACCGGCGCTCAAAAAAGAGGAAAAACCGTTTCTTGTGGAGAAAGCTCCACGTCCGGCCGTTCCCACGGTGGCTACATATACTCCTCCGCGGCCAATGTTCTCCGATAGCCTGCTGGAACTCAGCAAGACTGAACGCAGACGGAGGAAAGGGTTGGCGCTGTTCTCGTTTGTTGTTCAGGGATTCATTGTCGGCATTCTTGTGCTTCTTCCGCTGTGGTTTCTTGATACGCTGCCGGCGCAGCAGTTGGTAACTTTCCTGGTGGCGCCACCGCCACCGCCGCCGCCTCCCCCGCCGGCACCCCCGATGAAGGCCGTGAAGATGGTAAGCCAGATCGTGAATGGACAACTGCTGGCGCCCAACAAAATCCCTAAACAAGTAAAGATGATCAAGGAAGAAGAGGCTCCGCCACCGGCAATGGGAGTGGCCGGAGGCGTGGTAGGCGGAGTACCTGGAGGCCAGCCGGGCGGAGTAATCGGTTCGCTCATCTCCACGGCGAACCACGCCAGCAGCACCCCGGCGCCAAAGGCAGCGGAGATTCCCAAACGGCTGGTTGTTTCGCAAGGAGTGTCCCTGGGACTGCTGCAAAGCCAGGTTGAACCTGTTTATCCCATGATCGCCCAAAGAGCGCACGTGCAGGGCACGGTCACGCTTCGGGCAATTATTTCGACGCAGGGCACGATTGAGTCCTTAAAAGTGGTCGAGGGTCATCCCATGTTGGTTGCTGCCGCCATGGATGCCGTAAAGCAATGGCGGTATAGACCGTACATGCTCAGCGGGCAGCCAGTGGAAGTGGAAACCACAGTGTTCGTGAATTTCCACATGGGCCAGTAGCAGGCAAGGCATAACGGATGCTGATCTTCTGGCCTTGCTGCTCCATGTTTGCGGTAAGCCGGACTTCCGAATCAGGCACATTACAGTGATGTCTCGCGTGAGTGCCTGGTAACTCTAGCAGTCACCACAATCGTATGTTTGCCCGGGCACGTGGCGCACCATGCGGCGGTATTGCGGGTAAGTATCTCTAGCGACCACCACAAGAGCCTTGGCGGGAACACAAAGGTTGTTGTTGCATCGCAGCAGCCAGCTCCTCGGGCATATCTCTTAATCGGTCCCGCAAGAGCACCTAAGGCTTGGCTTTCCGTCAGTGAAAGTTGTATTCTCAAGGCAATTTTCGAAGGGCTTCCGGCCTTCGAGCAGTGCCCATGGCGTTGAAACAACCGAATACTCAGCGTGCCCATAAGGTCACGCCTTTGCCTGTTACGCAAACAGCAGAGGAAGCGCTCGCTCAGCACAAACTCGTGCTGGAGACCTTGCTGGAGAGCACCGCGGATTTCATTTACATGAAAGACCACGAAGGCCGGTACGTATTCGTGAATCCCGCCGCCGCACATTCAGTGGGCATGAACCCGCAGGAAATCATAGGCAAAGATGATCGCGCCCTCTTTCCTGAAGAGCATGCCCGGCACATCATGGAAAAAGACCGTCAGATCATGGCGACTGGCATTTCAGAGGTTTTTGAGGAGACGCGGGTCTACGCCGATGGCGTGCGGCATCTGCACTCCTCCAAGAATGTTTGTCGCGATTCCACAGGAGCCGTGATCGGCATTGTGGGAATTTCCCGTGACATCACCGAACTTAAGCGCGCGGAGGAAGCGCTGAACTCCAGCGAATTGAATGCAGCCGGAGCGCGCATGGCCAATGCCCTGGCACATGAAATTAACAATCCACTGGCGGCGCTTACCAATGCTCTGTTTCTGCTGCGGCAGGACAACGGACCAGTGCAGGCGGACGAACTGCTTGGCACGGCACAGGAATCGCTTTGGCGCATTACCAAGATCACGCGCCAGATGATTGGTCTTTATAATCGCACTGCCGCTGCCCGGCATATACAGGTGCAACGCGTGGTGGAAGATACGCTGGCGAACCTGGATTCGCGCATCAGGAAAAAAGGCATTCGCTTTGAAACGAACCTTTCTTCCTGCGAGTTTTATGGAATTGACGCGGACCTGCGCCAGTTAATTACCGCGCTTATGGAAAACGCGGTGGAAAAGAGCCGCAGCGTGGTCCGGATAAAACTTTACAGCGCGCGCCTGGGCGGCGAAGGTTCACGGCGCGAATTCCGGCTTATCATCGCAGACGACGGCCCCGGCATTGCGCCTGAACATCGCGACCGTATTTTTGAGCCGTTCTTTTCCACTAAGCCGGAAAAAGGCAGCGGCCTGGGGCTGTGGATGGCCCGCGGAATCGCCAATAAATATGGCGGCGGTATCCGAGTGCGGAGCAATGCCGCCAAAGGGTCCTCATGGACATGCGTTGCGGTAAAGATGCCTTCAAAAAGGCGTTCTCAGGAAAAATGAGATAACTTCTGCCAATCTATTGCTCGCCGTCCAACGCACTTTGATCAACTTGCTACCCCAGGACCACGGGCACTAGCTTATGCGTTTGCCGGCGCCGTGGGCGTGGATACCACTGAGGCACAGAATGCGCAGCGTCGCGCGGCAATGGGAATTTCGCTCAGGCATTCCGGGCACTTCTTGCTGGTGGGATCGGCCGGAATCGCGTTGCGAGCAGCGCGTGCCTTCCAGGCATTCATCGGCGCGATCATAAAGAAGTAAACCGCCGCCGCAACCAGCAGGAATGAGATCAGCGCGTTCAGGAAGATGCCATAGGAAATCACTGCACCGTTGATGAAGAAGTTAAGCGCAGAAAAATCCGGTTTGCCCACAATGGCTGCAATCAGCGGCGTAAGAATGTTGCCAACAAATGAGGTGACTACCGCGCCGAACGCCGCGCCAATTACCACGGCCACGGCCAGGTCCAGTACGTTGCCCCGCATAATGAACTGCCGGAAACCTTTGAGCATGGATGCTCCTCTCTTTGACTGCGGCAGAATGATACAGGAAACGGGCCGCCGCCATCATGACATCTGATGCCGGATTGCCGGTTCGCGTCATTTATAATCGAGCGTTTACACCTACGAGGTTCAGCCACACAGTGTCCTTTGAAGATAGCGTTTACCAGTTGCGGCAGCAGAAGCTGCGCGATATTGAAGCCCTGGGCCAGCAGGCTTATCCGCACAAGTTCGCCTTTACCCACACCGTGCCACAGATTCTGGCCGAATTCGGCCACAACACCGCTGAAGAGCTGGAACAGGGCCGCGTTCCGGTAAAAGTTGCTGGCCGCATCATCTCCATACGCTTGCAGGGCAAGGCCGGCTTTGCCCACCTGCAACAGGGCGGCAAGCGGCTGCAGATATACGTGAAGCTCGACTTTGTCGGCGAAAAGGGTTTCGCCTTGTATAAGCTGCTCGATCTGGGCG
This is a stretch of genomic DNA from Terriglobia bacterium. It encodes these proteins:
- a CDS encoding PAS domain-containing protein, whose amino-acid sequence is MALKQPNTQRAHKVTPLPVTQTAEEALAQHKLVLETLLESTADFIYMKDHEGRYVFVNPAAAHSVGMNPQEIIGKDDRALFPEEHARHIMEKDRQIMATGISEVFEETRVYADGVRHLHSSKNVCRDSTGAVIGIVGISRDITELKRAEEALNSSELNAAGARMANALAHEINNPLAALTNALFLLRQDNGPVQADELLGTAQESLWRITKITRQMIGLYNRTAAARHIQVQRVVEDTLANLDSRIRKKGIRFETNLSSCEFYGIDADLRQLITALMENAVEKSRSVVRIKLYSARLGGEGSRREFRLIIADDGPGIAPEHRDRIFEPFFSTKPEKGSGLGLWMARGIANKYGGGIRVRSNAAKGSSWTCVAVKMPSKRRSQEK
- a CDS encoding energy transducer TonB, with amino-acid sequence MFSDSLLELSKTERRRRKGLALFSFVVQGFIVGILVLLPLWFLDTLPAQQLVTFLVAPPPPPPPPPPAPPMKAVKMVSQIVNGQLLAPNKIPKQVKMIKEEEAPPPAMGVAGGVVGGVPGGQPGGVIGSLISTANHASSTPAPKAAEIPKRLVVSQGVSLGLLQSQVEPVYPMIAQRAHVQGTVTLRAIISTQGTIESLKVVEGHPMLVAAAMDAVKQWRYRPYMLSGQPVEVETTVFVNFHMGQ
- a CDS encoding N-acetyltransferase, translated to MFSRKAKPEPVQATSGRIEIERQGHVAYLEYTLVGKILQLSHSEVPQALRGQGLGAELAHSAFEWAREQGLKVDVICPSVAEYLKKHPEYADLVL
- the mscL gene encoding large conductance mechanosensitive channel protein MscL — translated: MLKGFRQFIMRGNVLDLAVAVVIGAAFGAVVTSFVGNILTPLIAAIVGKPDFSALNFFINGAVISYGIFLNALISFLLVAAAVYFFMIAPMNAWKARAARNAIPADPTSKKCPECLSEIPIAARRCAFCASVVSTPTAPANA
- a CDS encoding DinB family protein, which gives rise to MITSMIGRPEANEAAPYYFGYINRVSGDDILSTLQGQLDETLPFLRGISEEKSLSRYAQEKWSIRQMWGHVNDTERVFLMRALWFARKFDTSLPSFDQDIAVAAAKSDEIPWARHLEEFREIRLATISFFRNLPEEAWTRTGTASGNPFSVRACAYIVAGHTAHHESVLRKKYL